The genomic region TCGGGCTGATGCTCAAGGATCGCCTCCGCCGAAGTGTCGTAAGGAACAATCGTGACCTCGCACCCGATCGAGGTCAGGTGCCGGAGGATGTTGTGCTTCGCCCCGCAGTCGATCGCAATGACCTTCTTCTGAGTCCCAGGCTCCGGCAGTGACATCCGAGAGTCCCAGGCACCCAGGTCAGTGGACCACGCCTCCGAATCAGCCCGCGTCACCGTCTTGACGAGATCAACGCCCACCAGCCCGACCGACGCCTTGGCTCGCTCGACCAGATCATCATCAGAGATCGTTGGGTCCGTACAGATCACCGCTTTGAGAGCACCGACGACACGCAGACGTCGCGTCAATGCTCGGGTATCGATACCCGTGATCCCGACCACGCCCTGCTCGTCCAGCCAGGCCGATAGCTGCTGTTCTGAGCGGTGGTTGCTCTCCCGGTTGGCGAGTTCACGAACCACGAACCCACGCAGGTGAATCTTTGTTGATTCCAGGTCCTCACGCGTCACGCCATAGTTGCCGATCAGCGGGCACGTCATGGTCACGATCTGCCCCGCATAAGAGGGATCAGTCAGTACCTCCTGATATCCCGTCAAAGACGTGTTGAAGCAGGCCTCGCCCTCCACCACGGCCGGAGCCGTATGCCCAAAGGCCTGTCCGCTGAACACCACGCCGTCTTCCAGGGCCAGCCGTGCCGTTGGTTGTTCACTATTGCTCATAACCCACATCCTAGCCGTTCCGTCGGGGTTCAAAAAAGCCCACCCATCGGCAGACGGGCGGGCTCGTGTCAATCGTCAGGTCAAAGGCCTCGATCAGGCCACGCCATCCTGCTTGGCCATGTGTGCCAGCAGATCAACCACACGGTTCGAGTAGCCCCATTCGTTGTCGTACCACGACACGACCTTGAAGAACTTGGAACTCAGCTCGATACCGGCACCCGCATCGAACGTCGAGCTGGCCGGATCGTGAATGAAGTCGGTCGAGACCACCGGCTCATCGGTGTACGCCAGGATACCCTTGAGCGGACCCGATTCCGACGCCTTCTTCATCGCGGCGCAGATGTCCTTGTACGACGTCTCCTTCTCGGTCCGGACCGTCAGGTCCACGACCGAGACATCAGCCGTCGGGATACGGAATGCCATGCCCGTGAGCTTGCCCTTTAGCTCCGGCATCGCCAGGCCAACGGCCTTGGCCGCGCCGGTCGAGGCCGGGATGATGTTAAAGCCGGCAGCACGCCCGCCACGCAGATCCTTCTTGGAAGGACCGTCCTGCGTGGGCTGAGTCGCCGTCACGGCATGCACCGTGGTCATCAAACCTTCGACAATCCCAAAGTTGTCCTGAAGGACCTTGGCGATCGGGGCCAGGCAGTTGGTCGTGCATGAGGCGTTCGAGACGACTTTGGCATCCTTGGCCAACGACTCGTGATTCACGCCCATCACGATCGTCGGGACCTGGTCCGGACTGCTCGTCGGGGCCGAGATCACCACACGCTTTGCGCCTGCGTCGATGTGCTGCTTGGCACCGTCAAAGGCCGTGAAAAAGCCGGTTGACTCGACGACATAATCCACGCCGAGCTTGCCCCAGGGCAGGTCAGCGGGATTACGCTCAGCGCAACACGGGATCTTCTTGCCGTTGACGATCAGCGCATCATCCGTCGCCTCGACCGTGCCGGGAAACCGGCCATGAATCGAGTCGTACTTGAGCAGGTAAGCGAGCGACGCCGGCGGGAACAGATCGTTGATCCCGACAAACTCGACGTTGCCCTGTTCCAGGCCAGCCCGGAACACCAGGCGGCCGATGCGGCCGAAGCCATTGATCGCGACCTTGATGGACATGGATCCAGACTCCAAATCTAGGGGGTGAGGGGAGCTTGAGCGGACAGGCGTCCGGCTCGTCTAAGGATAATAAGGTACGGAGTTGGCCGCTGATTCGCAATCAGCGGTTGACCCCGCCTCGCGGGGAGACCACCATCCTAGCGAGATACACAGGTCGCGTGCGACCAACCCAGCATGGAGACGATCTCTGCCCGGCACCTCTGCCAAACCCGACGCCCCGCTCACGGTCAGCCAGGCCGCCGGGCTCATCCAGCGCACCATTCAGCAAGCCATCCCCGGCCGCATCCGGGTGCTTGGGGAAATCTCCAGCCTCTCGGCTCGCACCCACTGGTACTTCACGCTCAAAGACCGCGACGCCTCGCTCCGCTGCGCCTGCTTCGCCAGCAGCGCCCAGCGAGTCCCCTTCCAACCCGAGAACGGCATGGCGGTCGTCGCCACCGGCCGCATCGACTTCTATCCGCCTCAGGGCAGCCTGCAGATGATCGTCGACAGCCTCGAAGTCGCTGGCCAGGGCGACCTCGAAGCCGAACTCCGCCGCAGGGTCGCCGAACTGCGTGAGTTGGGCTATTTCGACGAAGCCCGCAAGAAGCCTCTCCCGCTGATCCCCACCCGAGTCGCTGTCGTCACCTCGGGTGCCGGGGCCGCGCTGCAGGACGTGATCGACACCACACGCCGACGCTGGCCCGCCGTCCAGTTGCTGCTGGTCGATGTCCCGGTCCAGGGAGCCGCCGCCGCCCCGGCCATCACCAAGGCTATTGAGCAACTTTCCCGGCACGCCCGCCAACTCAATCTCGACGCCATCATCCTCACCCGTGGCGGGGGCTCGATGGAAGACCTCTGGGCCTTCAACGAACGCTCCATCGCCGATGCCATCTTCCGCTGCCCCATCCCATTCGTCGCAGCGATTGGTCACGAAGTGGACACCACCATCGCCGAGCTGGTCGCCGACGCCCGCGCCGCCACCCCGACCCAGGCTGCCATGCAGTTGATCCCCGATCGGGCCGCGCTCGACCGACAGGTCGATCAGCAGGCGCGCCGCCTCAGCCTACTCACGCAGCGTGAGGTCGAGCGTCAACAGGATCGTCTCGACGCCGTCGCACGCTCAACCATCTTCAGGCAACCCGACCAGTGGCTGGCCTCGCAGCGTGATCATTTGCTCCGCCTCAGCGATCGCCTCCGGCTCGCCACCCGCCAGGGCGCGACCCCACACCGCCAGCACCTCGGTCGCCTGACCCGAGACCTCGCCCGCACGACCCATCAGCGACTCAAAGCCGCCAGCCTTAGCCTGGCCAGCCTGGCCCCCCAACTCCACCGCGAAATCAACCGTCGACTCGACACCGACAGCAACCGCTTCTACGCCCTGACACGCCAGCTCGAGGCCGTCGGCCCCAAACAGGTCCTCGGCCGCGGCTTCACCTACACCCTCGGCCCCGACGGCAAGCCGCTCCGGTCCGCCGAGGCTGCGAAAGCCGTGGGCAAGCTCCGTACCGTGTTTAAGGACGGGGAAGTGAAGAGCACGATCGACGACGCCCCGCCCAAGCCCAAGAAACGACGCCAGTCATCAGCCGATACCACCAGCCTCTTCGATCCACCCGAACCAGCCTGACATCCCGCTACACTGCAACCCATGGCCGCATCCAAACCCAAACCTCCCAAAGACCTCTCCTTCGAGCAGGCGATCGACGAGCTCGAGACCATCATCGAGGCCATCGAAGCCGGTGAGATCGGCCTCGAAGACGTGCTCCAGCGGTACGAGCGCGGCGTCGGCCTCATCCAACGCTGCCGAGACGTTCTCACCGGCGCCGAGACGAAGCTCAAGAAACTCAACCTCGATCAGCTCGACGACGCCAACGACCTCGATGAAGAGTCCTGACGTATGGCGATCATCGTCTACGGTTTTCTCCTCGCCCTGGGCCTCTGCATCGGCAGTTTCCTCAACGTCGTCATCCTCCGCATGCCCGAGGGCCTCAGCGTCGTTCACCCTCCTTCGCGCTGCCCTCGATGCGGAACCGGCCTCCGCGCGATCGACAACATCCCCGTCCTCTCATGGCTCATGCTCCGCGGTCAGTGTCGCGGATGCTCCCAACCCATCAGCATCCAGTACCCGCTGGTCGAACTCGCCTTCGGGCTGCTCACGCTTGGCCTGGGCTGGTGGCAGATCAACACCTGGGCACCCAACCTCCCGATTCTCGACGCCCTCCGGCTCCTCGGCCCGCTGCTGATCACTCAGCTCGTGCTGCTGGCCTGTCTTTTTGCCGCGACACTCATCGACGCCCGCCACTACATCATCCCGCTGAGCCTCTGCTGGGTCCCGTTCTTCGTCGCTATCACCCTCATGCCCGTGTCGGTCGCCACGGGCTGGCCCGCCATCGGCCCTACGCTCCCCATCGGCTGGACCGAGCCGGTAGGGGGGTTGACGCTCGGCGTGCTGATCTCCATCGCCCTCCTCCAACTCGGCGTGATCCCCCGCAGCTACGCCGACTACGAGCAGGTCATGCAAGACCTCACCGGCCAACAAGCTGACTCCGATGTCGCCGCCGAGAACGCTCTCTACCCCCACGCTCGACGGGAAACCCTCAAGGAACTCCTCTTCCTGCTCCCACCCACCCTCGGCTTGATCGCTGGCGTCATCCTCTCCAGCCCGACGCCCACCACCGGCTGGCTCGAAACGCTCCTCGCCGCGCTCGCCGGAGCGATCTTCGGCGCAGGCCTGGTCTGGGGAACCCGCATCCTCGGCACCCTCGCCTTCGGCAAGGAGGCCATGGGCCTGGGCGATGTCCACCTCATGGCGGGGGTCGGTGCCGTCCTCGGCTGGCGCGATGTAACCCTCGCCTTCTTCATCGCGCCCTTCCTCGGGCTGCTAGGCACCTTCGCCCTCACCGGACTGGCTTCCGTTCGCAGTGCCGAGGCTCGGGTCATCCCCTACGGCCCCTACCTCGCGGTCGGCTCCATCATCGCACTGCTCGCCTCAGACCCCATCCTCGAAGCTCTTGGGTTTTCTGGTATCTTCACACCCTGAAGGCCGATACCACATGGCCCGATAACCTCGCTCGCTTCATCGAAAGGAAGACGATGGGTCTCACGACACGGATGGTCGCTTGCTGCCTTGGCCTCATGATGCTCGCTTTAGTTGGATGCCAGCCTCCCTACCGCGTCCTCGAAGAGCGTGAGGCCCTCTACATCCAGAACCAGGAACTCCAGGACCAGCTCAACCAGGCTCGGACCGCTGTCGAAGTCTGCGAGCGTGATCGCTCCAACCTCCTTGGCGAGATCGAGCGTCTCAAGCGTGAACTGGCTATGACGCCAACTACCGTGGTCCCCGCCAACGCTTTCGCCGGTATCGCTGGCATCGAAACCGAACAGAGCGACACCCAGATCAAGGTCCGCGTCCCCGGCGACGTACTCTTCGCCTCCGGTGCCATCGACCTCAAGAACGCCTCGAAGAGCACGCTGAACCAGATCGCCAGCGTCATCCAGCGTGAATACCCCAACCAGACGATCCGCGTCGAGGGACACACCGATACCGACCCGATCCGCAAGAGCAGTTGGAAGGACAACCTCGAACTCAGCCTCGAGCGGTCCGCCGCCGTCCATCGCCACCTGCAGACCCAGGGCATCGACCCCAAGCGAATGTACGCAGCGGGCTTCGGCGAGTGGCGACCACAACCCACCAAGGACCGCAGCCGCCGCGTGACCATTGTCGTGGTCCTCGTCGAGTAGCGGACGACCCGACCACAACCCACCGGAGATCGCCGTGCTCGGGATCGTCAACTATGGCATGGGCAACCTGCGCTCGGTCCAGAAGGCCATTGAACGCGTTGGCGGGAGCGCCGCCATCGTCGATAGCGCCGATGCCATCTCCAGTTGTGATCGTTTGATCCTCCCAGGCGTCGGGGCCTTCGCCGACGCCATGGACCTGCTCCACCAGCGATCGCTGCTCCAGCCGGTTCTCGACTACGCCCACTCAGGCCGCCCCTTCCTCGGCATCTGTCTCGGGATGCAGTTGATGCTCGATCACTCCGAGGAAACCATCTCGCCAACCGACACGCCGGTCGCTGGTCTCGGCCTCATCCCCGGGTCGGTCCGCCGATTCCAGTTCTCTCCAGGACCCGATGGCCGCACGCCCAAAGTCCCCCACATGGGCTGGAATGCCATCAACCCCCTCCGAGAACACCTCTTGACCGATGGAATCGAACACGGCGACCACGCCTACTTCGTCCACGGCTTTTTCTGCGATCCCACAAACGACGCCGACCGCCTCGCCAGCACCGACTACAGCGGGGACTTCTGCAGCATGATCGCTCGCGGCAACCTCCTGGGCTGCCAGTTCCACCCCGAGAAATCCCAAGCCGTTGGCCTGCGCATCCTCGCCAACTTCCTGTCCTTCACCCCCCAGAACCCATCATGATCACGACCGCCAACCCCTGTTACGCCCCCATTGGCCAAGACTCTGCTGACCCGATCACCCACCATCAGGCCTTCCCACTCCTCGCCGATGCCAGCAGTTACAACGCCTGCCTCTGGGACCTTCGCCACCTCGAAAACCCGCGCGCCTACTGGCTCGACTTGTTTCGCCGCCACTTCGCATCGCTGCTCGATCATGCCCGCAGCGAACGGCTCGAATCCGGTGAGCCACCCGATCAGGTCGAAGGACGTTGCCGACAAGCCAGCACCCACTTCCTCGCCTGGCTCGATCACGCCGAAGACAGCCCGTCACACTTTGATCGCCTCGATGTCCTGACCATCTGCTGGGCCCGCGAGCGAGCGCTCCGCGCCGCCTGCATCCCCGACCCCTACCGACTAGCTAAAGCCGAACAGACCGCCGCCGCTCTGATTCATCTCCCCGGCTGGCTCACCGAACTCGACGCCATGGACCGGGATGACAAATGGCTCAGCCTCCTCCGTGGCGTCTTCGCAGGCAACCTCTTCGACCTCGGCGCGACCAAGACCCTCGATATGTACGCCGATGGCTCGGCCCCAGATTTCCACACGACACTGAACAACCTCAAGCCTCGCCCCTGGTTCATCGATGACGGAGACGCTTTCCTCGCCCGCTGGGCCGGTCGCCGTTTCCGTGAGGCGATCCTCTTTGTCGATAACGCCGGCCCGGATGTCACACTCGGCATGATCCCGCTGGCCCGTGAGCTGGCCCGCTACGGCCGCGTCATCCTCTCGGCCAACTCGGCCCCCTCTCTCAATGACATCACCCACGCGGAGCTTCTGCCTCTACTCGATCAAGTCGCCCGGCTCGACCCAACGATCGCCGAGCAACGCGCCAGCGACCGCCTCGTCGCCATCCCCTCGGGCAACTGGGCCCCGCTGATGGACCTAACCCGCATGGCCCCCGATCTCTGCGCCGCCGCTGACCGGGGCACCGACCTGGTCATCCTCGAGGGCATGGGCCGGGGTATCGAGTCCAACCACGAGGCCCAACTCACCTGCGACACCCTCAAAATCGCCATGATCAAGGACGAAGGCGTCGCCGAAGCCCAGGGGGCCTCCCTCTTCGATCTGGTCTGCCGATTCGACCCTGCTCCAGATAAATAATCTGTAGACAAGCATTTCCCCGAACTCCCTGCAATACTAAAGCAGTTCAGCCGTTGGAGACCCATGACTTTGCGCGATCCCCGCACCCGTGCCTTTACCCTCATCGAACTCCTGGTGGTGATCTCTATCATCGCCATCCTCATCGGCATCCTCCTCCCGGCCCTCTCCGGCGTCCGCCAAGCCGCCATCGCCCTGGCCTGCAAATCCAACCTCCGCCAGATCGGGCTGGTCATGAACATGTATCTCGATCAGAACGCCCAGGTCTTCCCCGCAGCCCGGTACATGCCCGAGCCATTCCTGTCCGGAGCATCGACGCCCATCTACGACTTCTTCCAGGCCTATCTCCCCGATGAGCAAAACAACGAAGGCGGGGTCTACTGGTGTCCCGCCGACGACATCGTCGCGCCGCTTGCCAGCATCAGCTACGACTACAACTCCGGCCTCGGCAACCGAAAACTCGAAGATTCCTGGTACATGAGACGCCTCCGGTTCGACCCTAGCGAAGTCTGGATCCTCAAAGATTTCGACGGCGGGAGCATGGCGTTATCGGATAACACCAATCTAGAAGTCCCCTTCTTCCACCGCAGCCGCAACGCCTACTGGGCTGATGGCCACGTCGCCGACCTCGAAACCAACTATGGAACCGTGAGAAACTAACCGGCCCGCGCCCACAGGAGATGTCCCGATGGAATCACTCAAGCACATGGACCCCAAGAAAAAAGCCATCCTCGCCTCCGGCCTGGGCGTTCTGGCCATCGTCGTCGTCAGCTTAGGCGGGTACCTCTACTGGGCCAACCAACTCCCCGCCATGCCGGAGACCGCTGACGATGTCGTCGCCCTGCTCTCCGACTCCCGATTCGACAACCTCCCGCCCGAGAGACGCGAAGCCTACGTCCAGCGGATGTTCGACATCCGTTCCACCCTCGACGAAGACGAGCGAAGCAGACTCTTCGACACCATGCGTGACAACGACATCGCCCGCGACAACATGCGTGCACTCATGGAACAGACGATGGTCTCCAACGCCCGCGCCTTCGCCCGTGCGTCAGAAGATGAACGCCAGGTGATCCTCACCAATGTTTCCCAGATGTTCCAGGGCATGCGCCCACCCGGACAACGAGGTGACGGTGGCCAACGACCCGAAGGGGGAGACCGTGATAGCCGACGTGAGCGTATGCAGGAACGCATCATGGATCGCGCCGCCTCCGGCAACCCCCAGGACTCCGCCATGATCCGCGAGTTCTTCACGGCGCTCCGTCAGCAACGTGAGCAGCAGCGCAACAACGGCTAAGTTACGAACCCAACCCGGCCTCGCGCTCAATCAGTTCCAGCAACGACGCACGCAGCTTCGCGGTCACAGGACCGATCCTCCCGCCCCCGATCTCCTGACGCTCGATCTTCGTGACAGGCAGTAGCTGCCAGCCCGAGTTGGTCAGGAACACCTCGTCGGCGTCCAGCAGATCGTCGATCGTCAGCATCCGCTTATGAGCCTCGATCCCCTCAGCCGCGGCAGACTCCAACACCGCCGCCCGCGTCACGCCGGGCAGCACCGGCGATCCGAGCGATCCCTGCACCTCCTCGCCCCGAGCGATCGGCGTCGACACCACACCATCCTTCACTAGAAACAGGTTGCTGATGGACCCCGATGCCAGGTGATTGGTGACACTCAGCCAGATCGCCTCCCCAGCCCCCGCCGCTGCCGCCTGACGGAGCGTTCGCAGCCTCTGCCAGTAGTTCAACGTCTTGTGCCCCGCTGTCGGGTCCAGCGGATTGGCGTGCGATGGAGAGATCAGCGCCATCACACCCTCCTCGAAATACCTTGGGTCGTACTCCGTCGCTGGCGTCGGCTGAATCGCCAGCGTCGGCATCGGCCGAACCGGCTCGCCACGACCCGGCAGCAGACTCACAGGCCCCGCCGTCAGCGTCAGTCGTAGCCGAGCCTCGCGCAGGTGATTGTGCTTAATCGTCTGATCAATCGCCTCGGCCAGCGAACCCGTGTCCAGCCCATCCACCAGCCCCAACTCACGAGCAGAGACTTCCAGCCGTTCCAGATGAGCCCCCGCCCGGAACGCCGCCCCGTGACGCACCGCCAAAGTCTCAAAAAGGCCGATCCCGTGCTGGAAACCGGCGTCATCGAGCCGCACCACGGCTTCCTCCGGCTCCACAAACCGACCCTGCAGGAAAACCCGCCAGGTCACCCCATCCGATCCGCTTTCCACAGGCTCGACCACGATTTGGCTCCCAAACTGTCTTAGGCTACACTACTCGGCTCGACCGGTGGGGGCCAGGAGCACGCTTATGAAGAAGGACATCCATCCAACCTACCGTCCCGTCGTCTTTGAAGACGTGTCGGCTGGTCTGCGTTTCATCACTCGCTCGACCATCCCCGCCAAAGACACAACCAAGTGGGAGGATGGCAAAGAGTATCCCCTCGTCAAGGTTGATATCTCCAGCGCCTCACACCCCTTCTTCACCGGCAAGCAGAAGTTCGTCGATACCGCAGGCCGCGTTGAAAAGTTCCAGCGCAAGTTCGCTGGCGGCTACTTCGATAAGAAGAAATAATCCCACCCACCCCCGCACGCCGGCCCCAAACCCATGGCCGACCTCCATCAGCGGATCCTGGAGAAACTCGACGCCCTGCGCGACGAGTTCAACCAGATCAATCAGCAACTCGAATCCCCCGAGGTCATCACCGACCACGAGAAGGTACGCACGCTCTCCGTGCGCCGTGCCGCGCTCACACCGATCGCCGAGCGCTACAACACCTGGCTCGAACTCACGAACCAAGGTGATGAACACCAAAGCCTGATCGACGACAACGCCGACGCCGACCTCGTCGAACTCGCCCGCGAAGAGCTCCCCGCCCTCCGTGAGCAGGCCGAAGCCCTCCTGACCGAGATCAGCCACGAACTCGTCACGGCAGATGACCGATCCGTCGCCTCGGTCATCCTGGAAATCCGTGCCGGCACGGGCGGCGACGAGGCCGCGCTTTGGGCTGGCGACCTCCTCGAGATGTATCAGAGCTACGCCCGCAATCACCGCTGGAAGCTCGAGCCCATGAGCTTCACGCCCGGCGAGCAAGGCGGGATTCGCGCCGCCGTCCTCTCGGTCCGCGGCGAGGGTGTCTGGCAGGGCCTTGGCTACGAAGGCGGGGTTCACTGCGTCAAACGAGTCCCCGCGACCGAGACTCAGGGCCGCGTTCACACCTCCACGGCCACGGTCGCTGTCCTCCCCGAGCCTGAAGCCGTCGAGGTCCAGATCAACCCCGAGGATGTCGATGTCCACGTCACCACGGCCCAGGGTCCCGGCGGGCAGAACGTCAACAAGGTCGCCACCGCCGTCCACATCATCCACAAGCCCACCGGCATCGAGGTCCGGATGCAGGAATCCAAGAGCCAGCAGCAGAACCGCGACCGAGCCTGGCAGATTCTTCGGGCTCGCCTCTTCCAGCACGCCAAGGATCAGATCGACGCCGCCCGCGCAGAATCCCGATCGGCCATGATCGGTACCGGCGCCCGCTCCGAGCGCATCCGCACCTACCGCTACAAGGACAACATCGCCGTCGATCACCGTCTCAGCGCGTCGTTCAACCTCCAGACCGTCCTCGCTGGCGGACTGGACGACATCATCGAGGGCCTGATCGCCGAAGACCGAGCCCTACGCCTCGCCAACCTCTGACAGACCCCCGTTTCCTCACCCCCGGCCAGCTCAAAACCCGATAACAACCCCGTGAAGCACTCCTTCCCCGGCTGTCCCTGCGCCGCCCGGCTCCTGACGCTCATCCTCGGCGTCTTGCTGATCCTGCCGACGTTTTCTCTCGCGCAGGAACGTGAGCAGGTCCTGGTCAGCCCGAAGCGACTCGTCCATCACTTCGATTTCGAGGACACCAACGAACAGGGCATCAAGATCGGCAGCAGTTACCCGCTGCCCAAGCACTGGTACGCCGTTGGCCGCGATCCCCTCAACCCCGACCCCAACTTCCTGAATCTCCCAGTCCACGCTGATCTAATCGCCCGCGAGCGCTATCCTTCCTACACCCACGTCGGCTTCGATGACAGCCAGACGTATTCCGGCGACTATGCCCTGCACCTAGCGCTCGATGGCGGGAACGCCGCCGCCTTCCTGCAGGTCGGCGCACTGCCCGTTCTCACCCGCAGCGATTATCTGATTACCGCCCGATTCCGCACCGAGAAGCTCAGAGGTGCCCGCGCCGCGATCCGATCTTACTTCGTCAACAGACAAGGCGAGCGGATTGCCGACAGCGAACGCAGCACCGGTCCGATCCGATCCGAGAACGGCTGGTCGGCCGTCTCCATCAAGCTCATCGGCAACTACCCCGAGGCCGCATGGATCGGTCTCGAAGTCGAACTCCTCCAGCCCACCGACTCTCCCGACAACCCTCTGGGCACCCAGCAGATCGTGCTCCAGGACCTCGATGCCAAACTCTGGGTTGATGACATCGGCGTCTGGCTTCTGCCACACGTCGAGATCGGCACGCAGGACCCGACCAACCTGATCGTCTCGCCACAGCAACCCACCATCAACGCCACGGTCCGTGACCTCACCGGACAACTCCTCCGCGTCGAGATCAATCTCTACGACCATAATCGCACCCGCGTCGAGCAGCGAACCTGGCTCGTTGGCGACGGATCGGCGGACACCTGGGACTGGACCCCGCAACTCCCCGGCTTCGGCTGGTACCTCGTCGAACTCGCCGTGTTCGAGACTGAAGGCGACTACGCTGGCAACCAGCCCCTCGCTCGGTCCATCGGTGCCCTGGCTTACATGCCCAACCACCGCCTGCGCATCGCACCCGATCTCGAACGCTTCACGCTTATCGCCGAGCGCATGCCGCCGATCGAGGAGCGACTGATCCCGAGCCTCCTCGAGCGAACCGGTCTCCGTTCCGTAGTGCTATCCGTATGGAACCGTGAGACCACCCTCGAAACCCTCAACGCCGAGCAGCACCACCTCGAAAACCTGCTCCGCACCATCATGGGAGACAACCGTTCGGTCGCTCTATCGTTCAGCCCGGTCCCGACGGCGCTGGCGCAGACGCCCGGCATCGAAACCACCAGCCCGATGACGCTGCTCCAGACCGATGAGGAACTCTGGCAACCCTTCGTCGCCCCCGTCATGCTCCGCCACGGCCAACGCATCAAGCAATGGCACCTAGGCGTGCTCGACGCCAACGAACCGTTCTTTATCGAACGACTCAGCGACACCACAAGACGCATCACCGACCGGCTTCGCCGCCTGAGCCCCTCGCCCCGGCTCCACCTGCCCTGGCGAATCGATCAGGCTCGCCGCGATGACATGCCGTCGAACATCGCCTACACGATCGAAGTCCCCGCCAG from Phycisphaeraceae bacterium harbors:
- the carA gene encoding glutamine-hydrolyzing carbamoyl-phosphate synthase small subunit, which produces MSNSEQPTARLALEDGVVFSGQAFGHTAPAVVEGEACFNTSLTGYQEVLTDPSYAGQIVTMTCPLIGNYGVTREDLESTKIHLRGFVVRELANRESNHRSEQQLSAWLDEQGVVGITGIDTRALTRRLRVVGALKAVICTDPTISDDDLVERAKASVGLVGVDLVKTVTRADSEAWSTDLGAWDSRMSLPEPGTQKKVIAIDCGAKHNILRHLTSIGCEVTIVPYDTSAEAILEHQPDGVFISNGPGDPAAVTPAIETVKGLIGKAPIFGICLGHQLLSLALGAETFKLKFGHRGGNQPVQNLGTRKVEITSQNHGFAVDLDSLARVGAEPTHINLNDKTLEGFRHQDHPVFAVQYHPEASPGPHDAAYLFDCFMAMMASGKSPSAADMDAAQRQRNTVAGV
- the gap gene encoding type I glyceraldehyde-3-phosphate dehydrogenase — its product is MSIKVAINGFGRIGRLVFRAGLEQGNVEFVGINDLFPPASLAYLLKYDSIHGRFPGTVEATDDALIVNGKKIPCCAERNPADLPWGKLGVDYVVESTGFFTAFDGAKQHIDAGAKRVVISAPTSSPDQVPTIVMGVNHESLAKDAKVVSNASCTTNCLAPIAKVLQDNFGIVEGLMTTVHAVTATQPTQDGPSKKDLRGGRAAGFNIIPASTGAAKAVGLAMPELKGKLTGMAFRIPTADVSVVDLTVRTEKETSYKDICAAMKKASESGPLKGILAYTDEPVVSTDFIHDPASSTFDAGAGIELSSKFFKVVSWYDNEWGYSNRVVDLLAHMAKQDGVA
- the xseA gene encoding exodeoxyribonuclease VII large subunit, which encodes MAADSQSAVDPASRGDHHPSEIHRSRATNPAWRRSLPGTSAKPDAPLTVSQAAGLIQRTIQQAIPGRIRVLGEISSLSARTHWYFTLKDRDASLRCACFASSAQRVPFQPENGMAVVATGRIDFYPPQGSLQMIVDSLEVAGQGDLEAELRRRVAELRELGYFDEARKKPLPLIPTRVAVVTSGAGAALQDVIDTTRRRWPAVQLLLVDVPVQGAAAAPAITKAIEQLSRHARQLNLDAIILTRGGGSMEDLWAFNERSIADAIFRCPIPFVAAIGHEVDTTIAELVADARAATPTQAAMQLIPDRAALDRQVDQQARRLSLLTQREVERQQDRLDAVARSTIFRQPDQWLASQRDHLLRLSDRLRLATRQGATPHRQHLGRLTRDLARTTHQRLKAASLSLASLAPQLHREINRRLDTDSNRFYALTRQLEAVGPKQVLGRGFTYTLGPDGKPLRSAEAAKAVGKLRTVFKDGEVKSTIDDAPPKPKKRRQSSADTTSLFDPPEPA
- the xseB gene encoding exodeoxyribonuclease VII small subunit; translation: MAASKPKPPKDLSFEQAIDELETIIEAIEAGEIGLEDVLQRYERGVGLIQRCRDVLTGAETKLKKLNLDQLDDANDLDEES
- a CDS encoding prepilin peptidase codes for the protein MAIIVYGFLLALGLCIGSFLNVVILRMPEGLSVVHPPSRCPRCGTGLRAIDNIPVLSWLMLRGQCRGCSQPISIQYPLVELAFGLLTLGLGWWQINTWAPNLPILDALRLLGPLLITQLVLLACLFAATLIDARHYIIPLSLCWVPFFVAITLMPVSVATGWPAIGPTLPIGWTEPVGGLTLGVLISIALLQLGVIPRSYADYEQVMQDLTGQQADSDVAAENALYPHARRETLKELLFLLPPTLGLIAGVILSSPTPTTGWLETLLAALAGAIFGAGLVWGTRILGTLAFGKEAMGLGDVHLMAGVGAVLGWRDVTLAFFIAPFLGLLGTFALTGLASVRSAEARVIPYGPYLAVGSIIALLASDPILEALGFSGIFTP
- a CDS encoding OmpA family protein; this translates as MGLTTRMVACCLGLMMLALVGCQPPYRVLEEREALYIQNQELQDQLNQARTAVEVCERDRSNLLGEIERLKRELAMTPTTVVPANAFAGIAGIETEQSDTQIKVRVPGDVLFASGAIDLKNASKSTLNQIASVIQREYPNQTIRVEGHTDTDPIRKSSWKDNLELSLERSAAVHRHLQTQGIDPKRMYAAGFGEWRPQPTKDRSRRVTIVVVLVE
- the hisH gene encoding imidazole glycerol phosphate synthase subunit HisH, which encodes MLGIVNYGMGNLRSVQKAIERVGGSAAIVDSADAISSCDRLILPGVGAFADAMDLLHQRSLLQPVLDYAHSGRPFLGICLGMQLMLDHSEETISPTDTPVAGLGLIPGSVRRFQFSPGPDGRTPKVPHMGWNAINPLREHLLTDGIEHGDHAYFVHGFFCDPTNDADRLASTDYSGDFCSMIARGNLLGCQFHPEKSQAVGLRILANFLSFTPQNPS
- a CDS encoding ARMT1-like domain-containing protein — encoded protein: MITTANPCYAPIGQDSADPITHHQAFPLLADASSYNACLWDLRHLENPRAYWLDLFRRHFASLLDHARSERLESGEPPDQVEGRCRQASTHFLAWLDHAEDSPSHFDRLDVLTICWARERALRAACIPDPYRLAKAEQTAAALIHLPGWLTELDAMDRDDKWLSLLRGVFAGNLFDLGATKTLDMYADGSAPDFHTTLNNLKPRPWFIDDGDAFLARWAGRRFREAILFVDNAGPDVTLGMIPLARELARYGRVILSANSAPSLNDITHAELLPLLDQVARLDPTIAEQRASDRLVAIPSGNWAPLMDLTRMAPDLCAAADRGTDLVILEGMGRGIESNHEAQLTCDTLKIAMIKDEGVAEAQGASLFDLVCRFDPAPDK
- a CDS encoding type II secretion system protein; this encodes MTLRDPRTRAFTLIELLVVISIIAILIGILLPALSGVRQAAIALACKSNLRQIGLVMNMYLDQNAQVFPAARYMPEPFLSGASTPIYDFFQAYLPDEQNNEGGVYWCPADDIVAPLASISYDYNSGLGNRKLEDSWYMRRLRFDPSEVWILKDFDGGSMALSDNTNLEVPFFHRSRNAYWADGHVADLETNYGTVRN